The Bacteroides ovatus genomic interval TTTAAAGTTATTCTTCTCTTCCACCACCCAGTGCCTGGTAAAGGCTTACTACAGCCTGCATCCGATCAAAGCAATCGGAAACCTGTGAGATTTGTGCGCTCAAGTAAGCCTGCTGTGCAGACAATACTTCCAGGTAGGTTGAAGTCCCTAAGTTAAACAATTCTTTTGTATCTTCCGAAGCTTTTTTGGCAGATTCTACTTGCATTTGACGAGATTCTACCTTTTCACTCGTCTTTTGGTATAAACTTAGCGCATTGCTGACTTCACTACCGGCATTCAACAGCGTTTGCTGGAAGGAGAGTTTCGCCTGTTCTTCCTGCGCTTTGGCCATTTTCAGTTTAGCGATATTTGCTCCGTGATAAAAGAGAGGCTGTGTCAGTGAGCCGATGGCAGTAGCCAGGAATTTTCCCGGATTAATGATAGCAGAGCCTGCGCTGTTTGTCCATCCGGCAGATCCACTAAGTGTAATTTGTGGATAGAAAGCGGAACGTGCGGAGTTCGTGTTATAATAAGCAGAAGCTAGTGACATTTCAGCCGCTTTTACATCCGGACGGTTGGATAATAATTGGATAGGTATGCCTACTGAAAATTCGGATGGTAGAATTTGCTTTTCGATGGTACCGCGTTGGATATGGCGGGGAGCTTCTCCAAGAAGAGTTGATAGAGAATTTTCCACTTCGCGGATGCTCTGTTCTATTTCCGGAATAGAGGCCATCACTTGTGCATAAGCCGCTTTACTCTGTTCGACACCTGCCGAATTGATATTATACATAGCAGCATTTTTCATTGCTTCCATTGTTTCGGCATTACGCTTTAATATTTCTGCTGTCTCTCTGGTGATTTCCAGTTGGCGGTCAAGCATTAATAAAGTGTAATACAGATTAGCAACATTGGCAATAATCTGCGTTTGTACAGCTTGTTTGTAAGCTTTGGCCTGCTTAACGGCAACATCTGCACCTCGTTTGGCATTTAGCAAGCCTCCAAAGAGACTAATCTCCCAACTGGCGGTTACCGGAAGTGAATAAGTCTTACTTGCTTTACTATTATCAAAACTGCTGATAGTACCTTGTGGGGACAAGGCCAGAGCTGGAACATAGGCTAGTTTGGCTGCCAACAACGGAGCCTGGGCTGCTTTGATTGATAGTATTGCACTCTGCAGGTCAGTATTTTGTTTCAGTCCCGTTTCGATGAGTGACTGGAGTTGCGGGTCGGTGAAGACTTCTCTCCACGGCAGATTACCGAAGTTGGCTGTATCCGAAACCAGTGTATCATTATCCGCTACCGGATCGCGATACAGGCCGGAAGTAGTGATATCTTCGGGTCTGTCATACGACTTATAGATGTGGCAGCTGCTCAAGAGAGCAGTTGCGCACAACATATATAGAATCTGTTTCTTCATATCGAATTTCATTATTTAGCGTATTGTTCAATCTCTGTTACGGCATCTGCATTGTCAATATCTTCCCATTCCATCGGTTTAACTTTCTCTTGCAGATACTGGAAGATAACAAACAAGGCAGGAACGATGAAAATTTGGCAAATCATACCGATTAACATACCACCGATAGAGGCAGTACCTAGTGTACGGTTACCGTGGGCACCTACACCGAAGGCAAACATCAACGGAAGCAAACCGACTACCATCGCCAATGATGTCATCAGAATCGGGCGGAGACGAGCACCGGCACCCAATACAGCTGCCCAAGTGATACTCATACCCATCTTGCGACGATCTAGGGCGAACTCTACGATCAAGATGGCATTCTTCGCCAACAGACCCATCAACATGATTAACGCGATCTGCATATAGATATTGTTTGACATCGTACCCAGAATCATCTTCAATGCTGAAATATTACCGATAGCACTTACACCATTCACAAACAGGAAACTGCCTAATAGACCGAACGGAATGGATAATAATACGGCCAATGGAAGAATGTAACTTTCGTACTGTGCACTCAACAATAAGTAAACGAATACAAAACAGAGTACAAAAATCAGTCCGGTAGCACTTCCGCTACTTTGAGCCTCTTCACGCGCCATACCTCCTAGTTCATACGTATAACCGGTAGGCAGGTTTTCTTGAGCAACTTCGGCAAGAGCCGTCAATGCCTGACCGGATGTATAACCACTTGCCGGAGCTACCATTACTTTCATAGAGGTATAAAGGTTGAAACGACTAATAATATCCGGACCATATACTTTCTCCACAGAAATGAACTGGGCAATCGGGGCCATCTCGCCTGCACTATTACGCACCTTGATATTTTTTAAAGATTCCAGGTTTTTGCGTGATAACGGATCTGACTGAATCATAACACGATACATCTTACCGAAACGATTGAAGTTGGATGCGTACAAACCTCCGTAATATCCTTGCATAGTAGTGAGGATATCGCTCGGGCTGATGCCAGCTTTTTTACAAGCTGCCGCATCAATGTCAATCATGTATTGCGGGAAATTCGGGTTGAAGGAAGTCTTTGCTGAATTAATTTCCGGACGTGCTTCCAATGCTGCCGTATAATCATTAACCACATCGAAGAATTTGTTCAGATCACCACCGGTCTTATCTTGCATATTGACCTCAATATCCGTAGATGCCGAGTAACCCGGGATCATAGGAGGAGCGAAGAACAATACCTGTGCTTCTTTGATAATCTTTTGTGCACGCATATATAAGGAACCGACTACAACGTCTGAATTCTGTATCATGGAACGTTCGTCCCAGTCTTTCAGTTTGATGATGAAAGAACCGTATGATGGTCCCTGGCCACCGATAAAGCTGAATCCGGAAATCATGGTACGTGACAATACCGCAGGATCGGAAGCGATCAGACTGTCTACACGTGCCAGGATTTTTTCAGAACGGTCTTGGGAAGTACCCGGAGGTAATGTCACTGCTCCCATCAGCGTTCCGGTATCTTCATTAGGCACCATACCTGTCGGAGTGGTGTTCATGAAGAATACAAGTATCGCAATGGAAGCGACAACTAATCCCATAGACAACCATTTCTTCTGGATAAAGAACAGTACTCGTTTCTTATAACGTTTCAGGATTGATTCGTATGTATCGTTGAATCTGTTTTTAAACTTCTTCGTACTCATTCCGATCAGTGCCAGAATACTAAGCACTACGAAAATTGCAGTGACTATCGGATTGATACTGAACAAACCAAAGATCATGCCGAGAATGGCAATAAGCGTCAAAGTAAGTGTAATTCCCGGATGCAACATCTTTCCGATAGCTTCGGTATATCTGTTGATCATAGTTGTATGGGCTGCCGTATAGGCTACTTTCATACGTTCTTTCAATGTGGAGTCTTCCGTTGTTCCATCTTCTTTTTTGTGAGGTTTCAGAAGAACGGCGCACAAAGCCGGACTCAAAGTCAATGCGTTCAATGCGGACAGACCGATAGCGATAGCCATAGTCATACCGAACTGACGATAGAATGTTCCTGCTGTACCTCCCATGAAACTTACCGGAACGAATACGGCCATCATAACCAGCGTAATAGATACGATAGCACCACCCAATTCATTCATGGCATCGATAGAAGCCAGACGGGCAGATGTATAACCTTGGTCAAGCTTGGCATGCACACCCTCGACGACCACAATCGCATCATCGACCACAATCGCAATAGCAAGCACGAGCGCACATAACGTCAACAAGTTCAGACTGAATCCTACCAGGGACAGGATGAAGAAAGTACCGATCAGAGCTACCGGAATGGCGATAGTCGGAATCAATGTGGAACGTAAATCCTGCAAGAAGATATACACTACGATAAACACCAGGATAAATGCTTCGATCAACGTCTTCACCACTTCATGGATAGAAGCGAAAAGGAAGTCATTGGCATTCATGGAGATGTTCAGTTTCAATCCGGTAGGCAACGTTTTTGATGCTTCATCCAACAATGCCTCAATATCACTGATGGTTTGTGTCGCATTGGTTCCTGCCATCTGGTATACGATACAAGTCACAGATTTGTGACCGTCTACCCGGTTGGTAAAGTTATATCCCAAACGGTCCAGCTGAATTTCTGCTATATCTTTCAGACGGAGTACTTCACCGTCAGGAAGAGATTTGATAACGATATTTTCAAACTCTTCAGGCTGTTGCAAGCGTCCTTTATAACGGATGGTATATTGGAAAGTCTGGTCACTGCGTTCACCGAACTGTCCTGGAGCAGCTTCGACATTCTGTTCTGCCAGAGCAGCGGAAACATCACCGGGAACGAGCTTGTATTGTGCCATGACATCCGGTCGTAACCAGATACGCATAGAATAATCCTGACCTAAAACGTTGGCATCACCTACACCCTGTACACGTTGAACTTGAGGAATCAGGTTGATCTTAGCATAGTTTTCAATAAACGATTCGCTATAGGTATCCGTCTCGTCATAAAGAGAGAATACTACCAACATGGAAGTCTGGCGTTTTTGAGTGGTTACACCGACTTTAGTTACTTCGGCAGGCAGCAGACCTTGTGCCATAGAGACACGGTTTTGTACATTGACGGCGGCCATGTCCGGATCTGTTCCTTGTTTGAAATATATGGATATATCACCGGAACCCGTGTTTGACGCAGTTGAGGTCATATACATCATGTTTTCTACACCGTTGATTTGTTCCTCCAACGGAGCAATCACGGAATTCAATACGGTCGATGCACTGGCTCCCGTATAGGTGGCTCTTACCGAAACGGTAGGAGGCGCGATGTCCGGATACTGCGTGATAGGCAGTGTCGCCAATCCGATAGCCCCCAGGATGACTATCAGGATAGAAATAACGGTTGATAGTACCGGACGGTTAATAAATCTATCTAATTTCATAATGATTATCTGATTATTAGTTGAAGGCTGTGGCTAAATTACCGTCGTGTTGGTCTTTCAAATGTTGTTGATAGTTTGCTTCTTTTTGCGCCGGTGTGATAGGCTGAACCTTCTGGCCATCTTTCAGGTTTTGTACTCCTTCGATTACGATTTTATCTCCTGAATTCAGACCGGAAGTAACCAAGTAGTCTTTTCCGTTATCCAGATTGAAGATTTTGATTTCTGTATATTTTACCGTGTTGTCCGGTTGCAGAACATAAACGAACTTCTTATCCTGGATTTCTACTGTTGCAGACTGCGGTATAGTGATTACATTCTCCATAGCATAAGGAATCAGAACGTTTGCAGTACCTCCGCTACGCAATACATGTTCCTTATTCGGGAAGATGGCACGGATGCTTACCGAACCGGTAGATTGGTCGATAACGCCTGTGATAGCATCCACTTTACCCTCTATATCGTATGTGGAACCATCGATTAATTGTAGTTTGATAGTCGGTATTTTGCTGATTTCTTCTTTGATAGTGCTACCGGACTTGGTCATTGCCAGCAATTCCTTTTCTGTCATTGAGAAGTATACATATACTTCGTCAATCTCGGAAACAGTAGTCATCGGTGTAGCGATAGAAGGGCTTACCAATGCTCCTACACGATAAGGGATATTGTTGATAACGCCATCTGACGGACTTTTAACCTGTGTGAATGACAAGTTCTGTTGAGCAGTGGTCAGTTGTGCTTTTGCTTGTGCCAGCTGGGCTTTGGTCTGTGCCAGGGAGTTTTCTGCCATTGCCAGGTCATAGTCACTGATGATTTGCTTTTTGTTCAACTCTTTCTTATTGTCATACGTCATCTGTTGAGTGCTCACTGCTGCTTCTGCTGTAGCCACTGCTGCTTTGGCAGTGCGTACAGCTGCTTCGTATTGAGTCGGATCAACAATGAACAACACTTGTCCTTTACGTACAGCTGCTCCTTCGTCTACACAGAGTTTTGTGATGAAGCCTGATACTTGGGGGCGGATTTCTACATCTTGTTTACCTTTGATGGTAGCCGGATAGGCAGTTGTTAAATTAGCGGTCGTCTTTTGTAACTCTTGTACTGCATATTCAGGAACCTTTCCTGTGTCATTGCCCTTATTGCCACAACTTGACAAGAGGGCTACGCAAAATGCAAATAAAACAATTCTACTTTTCATACTTATAAATATCTGTTTTTTAATTTAATGCATTTGTTGCCAGTGTGCTGTTCGTCCATATAGATTAAGGAGGTTAAGGAAGAAAAAGCCGGAAACTAATTCGGTTAAATTAGTTTCCGGCTGCAAAAGTACTTTAAATTCGGTATTCTTGTTCTCTGATACCGTGTTTTTTAACTATGTTTTTTACTTTATTTTATGATATACAGGAGTCATAATAAAACTTAACTCATAATCTTGGTAAGGAAGACGGTATTTTTCCAGTGGAATGGCTCCCCAACTGTTCACACAAGCAAGTCCCGCTTGTGCCTTATCGATACAGAAATTGGTGAAGTCTGCCTTTTCTACTTCCGGTGAGTGACGTTGATCTTTACCGTCACCGTCATCCAATGACTCGATGGTATAATTCAGGGCAGAAGCAGAGAAAGGAGCATCCGATATGAATTGCAATCCGTTACCACTAATGTTCAGAAGTCTCCACCAGCGGATATCCGTTTTGGTTCCGGTTTCCTGCGGGCGGATGTAAGGATAGAATTGTTCTTCCACCGTCTGGCGGTATTTGCCTAACATGGCTCCGTGGTTACGGTCAGCATAGTTCTCTCCCGGACCACGACCGTAGTACTCTACCTCGTTGAAGTTGACAGGCATTCGCATTTGCATACCGAAGCGGAACATGTCAGAAACCTTCTTACTCTTGTCTGCCATCATCTTTTGGGTAACTTTCACTGCTCCCTTGTTGTTAATGGTGTAAGTCAGCGATAATGTTCCGCCAATCGACTTCATGTCATATTCTGCACGAACCACTGCCTGATCGTTTTCAATAGCATGTTTCAGAGAAGTCAGTTTCAGTTCAGGATTCTTCCAGGCAGCGTATTTATGTTGCAGTCCGGCTCCGAAATCATTGTCGGTCGGTGCACGCCAGAAGTTAGGAGTCAGTGCGCTGCCGTCTTCCATCAGTTGCATGCCGTTGACGTCGTAGCGACAAAGGTAACCATTGTGCTTATTGAAGTCCATAGAGAAGTTTTCACCTTTCACAATCAGGTAATTGCGGTCGTTGTCCAAAATACTGGGCACGATAACCGGAATGTTGGAAGCCTGTTGATTTTCCAGTTTCAGTTCCGGTGCTTTGTAGTCGCGGATGCTTAACTGGTCGTAAGCGATAGTCGTTCCTGCCGGCAGCAACGTTTCGGCGGCTTTCAGTTTATAGCTCACATTCAGCAACAATTCCTTGCAAGGACAGATATTCTTCACGTCCAACGGAATTTGCACTTTCACAGTTTGCTGGGGTGCAACTTTCAGGTCGGACACGATGCCTGTTTGCACTACTTCCCCGTTTGCCAGTAATTGCCATTCCATATAATATGCAGAGAGGTCGCGGAAGAAATATTCGTTGAAGATATTGATCTCACCTTTGGCAAGATCTGCAGGAGTAGTCCATATATCCTGATAGAAATAAGCCACTTCGTATGCATGCGGATTAGGCACGCGGTCGGGGCTGATTAAACCGTTGTCGTTGAAATTGTTGTCCGAAGCGTCGTATTTGTTGAAATCACCGCCATAACCATAGATATTTACTCCGTCTTTGTTTTTCCAGTGGCAGGATTGATCTACAAAGTCCCAGATAAATCCGCCCTGATATTTCGGATATTTGCGGATGATGTCCCAGTATTCTTTGAATCCTCCCTGTGAATTACCCATAGCGTGTGCGTATTCGCATTGGATTAACGGCTTTTGGATGTCGCCTTCGCTATATTTGATACAAGCGTCGTAGTCATAATACATCGGGCAGAAAATATCGGTGAATTCGCTGGTTCCTGCTTGTTCATACTGTACGGCACGTGTCTTGTCTTCGTTCTTAATCCAAGTGTAGCATTCCTCAAAGTTCGGTCCCATGCCGGCTTCGTTGCCCAGTGACCAGAAGATGATGGACGGATGGTTGTATCCGCGTTGTACATTGCGTTGGTTACGCTCCATGTGAGCTTTAGCGTAACTCGGGTTCTTTGCCAGTGTCTGATCGCCGTAACCCATTCCGTGAGATTCTACGTTGGCTTCGGCCACTACATACAGACCATATTGGTCACAAAGGTCATACCAACGGTTGTCGTCCGGATAATGACAAGTACGTACAGCGTTGATATTCAATTCTTTCATCACTTTGATATCCTGCAACATACGTTCGAGAGAAACGACATAACCGCCGTCCGGGTCCATTTCGTGACGGTCGGCTCCTTTGAAGAGTACCGGTTGCCCGTTGACGAGTATCTGTCCGCCTTTCAGCTCAATCTTGCGGAATCCTACTTTAACGGGGATTACTTCTACTACGTTGTTGCCGTTTTTCAGTGTAGCGGTCAGCGTGTAGAGATTAGGCGTTTCGGCAGTCCATTTGGCCGGGTTGGAGATGGATAGGGTAGTGTTTAATTTGCCAGAGCCTTTCAGGTCGGCAGTTGCTACACTGTTACCTTGAGTATCTGTCAAGTCCAAGGCAACTGTGCCGCTTCCTTTCAGATCAACGGCTATGTTCAGCGTACCGTCTTTATATTGGCTATCCAAATCTGGAGTGAGGCGAATATCCTGGATGTATTTCTTGTCACGTGCGTAAAGATAGCAGTCACGTCCTACGCCAGAGTAGCGGAAGAAGTCCTGATCTTCCAGATAACTGCCGTCGCACCAGCGGAATACCTGGAAAGCAATCACGTTTTTACCCGGTTTCAGGTAGTTGGTCAGGTTGAACTCGGCTTCCAGTTTGCTGTCCTCGCTATATCCTACGTAACGTCCGTTCACCCAAAGGTACATGTTGGAAGTTACCGAGCCGAAATGTGCAAAAATCTCTTTGCCTTTCCAGTCAGCAGGAAGGATGATTTCTTTCCGGTAAGAGCCTACATGATTGTTTTCTGTCGGTACTTGCGGGGGATTGTTTTTGAATTGGCTTCTCCAGGCATATCCTACGTTGACATAGATAGGATCACCGTAACCGTTCAACTCCCAAACGCCAGGCACCTGAAGGTCATCCCAACCTTTGTCGTTGAAATTAGTTTGATAAAAATCGGTCGGTCGTGCATCTGCATGTCTTACCCAGTTGAATTTCCACGGACCGTTCAGGGTCATGAAATTCGTTGAATTTTCTTTAATGCCGGCTTTAGCTTCATCAGCCGATGCGTAAGCAAAGTAATTAGTGTGCATAGCGGAGCGGTTTACGGAATTCACTTCCGGGTCTTTCCACTCATTGAAGCTTTGTGCTTGAATTGCTGTCAGTCCCAATGCAGCCAAGCAGCAAGAGAGTAGTTGTTTCTTCATGGGTTTTTGTATTAGGTTTGAATTTCGGGAGTCAAAGATAGGGAATAATTTGATTAATAAAGGAGAATAATAAGTCTAATAGGTATGTCAATAGTTCAATTTTAATTTATTTATGAACTATTCAATGGAGTCTGGTAATGGTATGTGGAGTTGGCATAGATTTACGGTGAAAGAAGAACTTGGTAAATTAACTTTTTGAGTATCACCTCTCGAGTATGGTAAAGTCAAGAAGAAACGATGAATAGGCTGTATTTTTCTAGCGTGACATCCTGATACTATGAGTAATACAGCTAATTTTAATGCTTTTTATTTCTTATTTTGTACTATTTTGTCCCTTTTTAGTATGATAATTGTATCTTAAAAACTATTACAATCACTTAATTTGTGGCGAGTGTTTTTAACAAACCTATTTCAAATTCTTAAATTTATTATTATGAACAAACTGACGAGACTAAAAAGATGCAAGAGGTGCATCAGTACGTTAATGCTTATGTGTTGTTCGCTCTTGGCATGGGCGCAAAATACAGTAACGGGAACTGTATTGGATGAATCTAACTTAGAGGTGATTGGTGCCAATGTAAAGGAAAAAGGCACGGCCAACGGTGCTATTACTGACATGAATGGTGTTTTCCATTTAAAAGTAAGCAATCTTCAAAAAGCAGTTCTGCAAATTTCGTTCATGGGATATGAACCTCAAGAAGTGCCATTAAATGGACGCAAACAACTGAAAATTATTTTAAAAGAAACGGCCAATGAACTTCAGGAAGTTACAGTTGTGGCCTATGGTACACAAAAGAAAGAAACTCTGACAGGAGCTATTTCTGCTGTAAACAATGAAGCGTTGATACGTTCGCCGAATGCAAGTGTGGCCAATTCCCTGGCGGGTCAGATTACAGGACTCTCATCCGTCCAGACTAGCGGTCAGCCGGGACAGGAAGACCCTAAGGTGTTTATTCGCGGAGTGGGGTCCTTGACAGAAAGTGCTTCCTCTCCTTTGATTTTGGTGGATGGTATAGAACGTTCGTTTTATCAAATGGACCCGAATGAAATAGAGAGCGTGACGGTTCTGAAAGACGCTTCTGCTACTGCCGTGTTCGGTGTGCGTGGTGCAAATGGCGTAATTTTGGTGACTACACGTCGTGGTAAGGAAGGCAAAGCGAAAATTTCCGTAAATTCTTCAGTTGGTATCCAGATGCCCACCCGTATGCTTGAAATGGCAGACAGCTATACGTATGCTACTTTAAGAAACGAGATTATAACAAATGACAAACCAAATGCTACCGAGAACGATTTGGTGTTCAATAATTATGCAGTTGAACGGTTCAGATTGAATGATGAACCTATTATGTATCCCAGTATCGAC includes:
- a CDS encoding TolC family protein, giving the protein MKKQILYMLCATALLSSCHIYKSYDRPEDITTSGLYRDPVADNDTLVSDTANFGNLPWREVFTDPQLQSLIETGLKQNTDLQSAILSIKAAQAPLLAAKLAYVPALALSPQGTISSFDNSKASKTYSLPVTASWEISLFGGLLNAKRGADVAVKQAKAYKQAVQTQIIANVANLYYTLLMLDRQLEITRETAEILKRNAETMEAMKNAAMYNINSAGVEQSKAAYAQVMASIPEIEQSIREVENSLSTLLGEAPRHIQRGTIEKQILPSEFSVGIPIQLLSNRPDVKAAEMSLASAYYNTNSARSAFYPQITLSGSAGWTNSAGSAIINPGKFLATAIGSLTQPLFYHGANIAKLKMAKAQEEQAKLSFQQTLLNAGSEVSNALSLYQKTSEKVESRQMQVESAKKASEDTKELFNLGTSTYLEVLSAQQAYLSAQISQVSDCFDRMQAVVSLYQALGGGREE
- a CDS encoding efflux RND transporter permease subunit, which gives rise to MKLDRFINRPVLSTVISILIVILGAIGLATLPITQYPDIAPPTVSVRATYTGASASTVLNSVIAPLEEQINGVENMMYMTSTASNTGSGDISIYFKQGTDPDMAAVNVQNRVSMAQGLLPAEVTKVGVTTQKRQTSMLVVFSLYDETDTYSESFIENYAKINLIPQVQRVQGVGDANVLGQDYSMRIWLRPDVMAQYKLVPGDVSAALAEQNVEAAPGQFGERSDQTFQYTIRYKGRLQQPEEFENIVIKSLPDGEVLRLKDIAEIQLDRLGYNFTNRVDGHKSVTCIVYQMAGTNATQTISDIEALLDEASKTLPTGLKLNISMNANDFLFASIHEVVKTLIEAFILVFIVVYIFLQDLRSTLIPTIAIPVALIGTFFILSLVGFSLNLLTLCALVLAIAIVVDDAIVVVEGVHAKLDQGYTSARLASIDAMNELGGAIVSITLVMMAVFVPVSFMGGTAGTFYRQFGMTMAIAIGLSALNALTLSPALCAVLLKPHKKEDGTTEDSTLKERMKVAYTAAHTTMINRYTEAIGKMLHPGITLTLTLIAILGMIFGLFSINPIVTAIFVVLSILALIGMSTKKFKNRFNDTYESILKRYKKRVLFFIQKKWLSMGLVVASIAILVFFMNTTPTGMVPNEDTGTLMGAVTLPPGTSQDRSEKILARVDSLIASDPAVLSRTMISGFSFIGGQGPSYGSFIIKLKDWDERSMIQNSDVVVGSLYMRAQKIIKEAQVLFFAPPMIPGYSASTDIEVNMQDKTGGDLNKFFDVVNDYTAALEARPEINSAKTSFNPNFPQYMIDIDAAACKKAGISPSDILTTMQGYYGGLYASNFNRFGKMYRVMIQSDPLSRKNLESLKNIKVRNSAGEMAPIAQFISVEKVYGPDIISRFNLYTSMKVMVAPASGYTSGQALTALAEVAQENLPTGYTYELGGMAREEAQSSGSATGLIFVLCFVFVYLLLSAQYESYILPLAVLLSIPFGLLGSFLFVNGVSAIGNISALKMILGTMSNNIYMQIALIMLMGLLAKNAILIVEFALDRRKMGMSITWAAVLGAGARLRPILMTSLAMVVGLLPLMFAFGVGAHGNRTLGTASIGGMLIGMICQIFIVPALFVIFQYLQEKVKPMEWEDIDNADAVTEIEQYAK
- a CDS encoding efflux RND transporter periplasmic adaptor subunit, whose amino-acid sequence is MKSRIVLFAFCVALLSSCGNKGNDTGKVPEYAVQELQKTTANLTTAYPATIKGKQDVEIRPQVSGFITKLCVDEGAAVRKGQVLFIVDPTQYEAAVRTAKAAVATAEAAVSTQQMTYDNKKELNKKQIISDYDLAMAENSLAQTKAQLAQAKAQLTTAQQNLSFTQVKSPSDGVINNIPYRVGALVSPSIATPMTTVSEIDEVYVYFSMTEKELLAMTKSGSTIKEEISKIPTIKLQLIDGSTYDIEGKVDAITGVIDQSTGSVSIRAIFPNKEHVLRSGGTANVLIPYAMENVITIPQSATVEIQDKKFVYVLQPDNTVKYTEIKIFNLDNGKDYLVTSGLNSGDKIVIEGVQNLKDGQKVQPITPAQKEANYQQHLKDQHDGNLATAFN
- a CDS encoding glycoside hydrolase family 2 TIM barrel-domain containing protein encodes the protein MKKQLLSCCLAALGLTAIQAQSFNEWKDPEVNSVNRSAMHTNYFAYASADEAKAGIKENSTNFMTLNGPWKFNWVRHADARPTDFYQTNFNDKGWDDLQVPGVWELNGYGDPIYVNVGYAWRSQFKNNPPQVPTENNHVGSYRKEIILPADWKGKEIFAHFGSVTSNMYLWVNGRYVGYSEDSKLEAEFNLTNYLKPGKNVIAFQVFRWCDGSYLEDQDFFRYSGVGRDCYLYARDKKYIQDIRLTPDLDSQYKDGTLNIAVDLKGSGTVALDLTDTQGNSVATADLKGSGKLNTTLSISNPAKWTAETPNLYTLTATLKNGNNVVEVIPVKVGFRKIELKGGQILVNGQPVLFKGADRHEMDPDGGYVVSLERMLQDIKVMKELNINAVRTCHYPDDNRWYDLCDQYGLYVVAEANVESHGMGYGDQTLAKNPSYAKAHMERNQRNVQRGYNHPSIIFWSLGNEAGMGPNFEECYTWIKNEDKTRAVQYEQAGTSEFTDIFCPMYYDYDACIKYSEGDIQKPLIQCEYAHAMGNSQGGFKEYWDIIRKYPKYQGGFIWDFVDQSCHWKNKDGVNIYGYGGDFNKYDASDNNFNDNGLISPDRVPNPHAYEVAYFYQDIWTTPADLAKGEINIFNEYFFRDLSAYYMEWQLLANGEVVQTGIVSDLKVAPQQTVKVQIPLDVKNICPCKELLLNVSYKLKAAETLLPAGTTIAYDQLSIRDYKAPELKLENQQASNIPVIVPSILDNDRNYLIVKGENFSMDFNKHNGYLCRYDVNGMQLMEDGSALTPNFWRAPTDNDFGAGLQHKYAAWKNPELKLTSLKHAIENDQAVVRAEYDMKSIGGTLSLTYTINNKGAVKVTQKMMADKSKKVSDMFRFGMQMRMPVNFNEVEYYGRGPGENYADRNHGAMLGKYRQTVEEQFYPYIRPQETGTKTDIRWWRLLNISGNGLQFISDAPFSASALNYTIESLDDGDGKDQRHSPEVEKADFTNFCIDKAQAGLACVNSWGAIPLEKYRLPYQDYELSFIMTPVYHKIK